A region from the Vicia villosa cultivar HV-30 ecotype Madison, WI linkage group LG3, Vvil1.0, whole genome shotgun sequence genome encodes:
- the LOC131658504 gene encoding uncharacterized protein LOC131658504 — MWSHLMFGNFARPRAVFILWLACNGRLATKVRLKNFGMTQDDRCVFCEEKETLNHLFFSCPLLKDVWVKILRWIQVVHNPLPWDGEVDWISRNCKGRRWRASILNCAVTEVRYAAWKLRNDRVFGNSTSNDIEKDIIDRIVYRIWNIKKYRSHIASLMS, encoded by the coding sequence ATGTGGAGTCATCTCATGTTTGGTAATTTTGCAAGGCCGCGTGCTGTTTTCATTCTTTGGCTTGCTTGTAATGGGAGATTGGCCACCAAAGTGAGATTGAAGAATTTTGGGATGACTCAGGATGACAGGTGTGTTTTCTGTGAGGAAAAGGAAACTTTGAACCACCTCTTTTTCAGCTGCCCTCTTTTGAAAGATGTTTGGGTGAAGATCTTAAGATGGATCCAAGTTGTTCATAATCCATTGCCTTGGGATGGAGAAGTAGATTGGATATCTCGTAATTGTAAGGGAAGGAGATGGAGAGCTAGTATTCTAAATTGTGCTGTAACGGAAGTTAGATATGCTGCTTGGAAATTGAGGAACGACAGGGTTTTTGGTAACTCTACCAGTAATGATATTGAGAAAGATATTATAGATAGAATTGTCTATAGAATTTGGAACATTAAGAAGTATAGGAGTCATATTGCAAGTCTTATGAGTTAG